One Bombus pyrosoma isolate SC7728 linkage group LG7, ASM1482585v1, whole genome shotgun sequence genomic window carries:
- the LOC122569620 gene encoding xenotropic and polytropic retrovirus receptor 1-like isoform X2, whose translation MKFTEHLSAHITPEWRKQYINYEEMKALLYAAVEQAPAADITESHILERYFSKFDEQFFHYCDKELAKINTFYSEKLAEATRRFATLNNELSEILSVSEQVQGSRKIRYRNNILHKKPVSARKLQELKLAFSEFYLFLILLQNYQNLNFTGFRKILKKHDKLLNIDLGAKWRAEHVDTALFHTHKDIDRLIAETEALVTRDLEHGDRQRAMKRLRVPPLGEQLSPWITFKVGLFSGAFVVLLIAVVLSGARYSDNNNWRVLCRLYRGPLLMIQFLFLMGINVYGWRSSGVNHVLIFELDPRNHLSEQHIIEMASVFGLVWSLSILGFLYSETLGIPPFVQPMLLYILLVLFLFNPTKTLRYEARFWALRVLGRIFCAPFFYVGFADFWLADQLNSLNTVFLDFQYFVCFYVQNSSWTDVTDAETCIMRELSMRLFVACLPAWFRFAQCLRRYRDTKEAFPHLVNAAKYATSFFVVVFSYLYLTNAKYYVMSTENPYFYLWIIYYYYFAIIEDFILRFGWAFSLSLTEMGYVHADLMVSIIAPLEVFRRFVWNFFRLENEHLNNCGKFRAVRDISVAPVDCSDQTQILRMMDAADGVTNRKRKQNVGDKKPSRTFSRGESLICDLDT comes from the exons atgaaattcacagAGCACTTAAGTGCTCATATTACACCAGAATGGagaaaacaatatataaattacgag gaaatgAAGGCATTGCTCTATGCTGCGGTAGAACAAGCACCAGCTGCAGACATAACGGAATCCCACATATTAGAACGTTATTTTAGCAAATTTgacgaacaattttttcactATTGTGATAAGGAATTGGCAAAGATAAATACGTTCTATTCAg aaaaattagCAGAAGCAACACGTAGATTTGCAACCCTCAACAATGAATTAAGTGAAATTCTGTCAGTTTCTGAGCAGGTACAGGGAAGTCGTAAAATCCGTTACCGTAACAATATTCTGCACAAAAAGCCAGTTTCAGCACGAAAACTTCAAGAACTGAAATTAGCTTTTTCCgaattttatctctttctcATTTTACTTCAAAATTACCAGAATCTTAATTTTACTGGATttagaaagatattaaaaaaacacGATAAA CTTTTAAATATAGATCTTGGGGCAAAATGGAGAGCAGAGCATGTAGATACAGCGTTATTTCACACGCACAAAGATATAGACAGACTCATCGCAGAAACAGAAGCATTGGTTACCAGAGATTTAGAACATGGAGATAGACAACGTGCTATGAAACGTCTAAGAGTCCCTCCACTTGGAGAACAGCTTTCTCCATGGATTACGTTCAAAGTGGGACTTTTTTCGGGGGCTTTTGTGGTCCTTCTTATAGCAGTGGTACTTTCAG GTGCACGTTATAGTGACAACAATAATTGGCGAGTTTTATGTAGATTATATCGTGGACCACTTCTTATGATTCAGTTCCTTTTTCTCATGGGAATTAATGTATACGGATGGAGATCTTCTGGCGTAAATcacgttttaatatttgaactgGATCCCCGTAATCACTTATCGGAGCAG cacATTATTGAAATGGCTAGTGTATTTGGATTGGTTTGGTCTCTATCAATTTTGGGATTTTTATACAGTGAAACGTTAGGAATACCGCCATTTGTTCAGCCT ATGTTGTTGTATATATTACTAGTTTTGTTTTTGTTCAATCCAACAaaaacattacgttatgaagctAGATTTTGGGCACTCCGTGTCTTGGGTAGAATATTTTGCGCTCCATTTTTCTATGTCGGATTTGCTGACTTCTGGCTTGCTGATCAACTTAATTCGCTAAATACTGTTTTCttagattttcaatatttcgttTGCTTTTATGTGCAAAATTCTTCGTGGACCGACGTCACTG ATGCAGAAACTTGTATAATGCGCGAATTATCAATGAGATTATTTGTAGCTTGTTTGCCAGCATGGTTTCGATTTGCACAGTGTCTACGGCGATATAGAGATACAAAGGAAGCCTTCCCTCACCTTGTaaatgctgcgaaatacgctACTAGTTTCTTCGTTGtagtattttcttatttatatttaactaatGCTA AGTATTACGTGATGTCTACCGAAAATccctatttttatttatggataATC tactattattattttgcaataatcGAAGATTTTATACTCCGTTTTGGTTGGGCATTTTCGTTGTCTCTCACCGAAATGGGATACGTACATGCAGATTTAATGGTTTCTATAATTGCGCCATTGGAAGTGTTCAG GAGATTTGTATGGAATTTTTTCCGTTTGGAAAACGAACACCTGAATAATTGCGGCAAGTTCAGAGCTGTCAGAGATATATCTGTTGCACCGGTTGATTGCTCTGATCAAACTCAAATCTTGAGGATGATGGATGCAGCGGATGGGGTGACCAATCGGAAGAGAAAGCAAAACGTAGGGGATAAAAAGCCATCACGCACATTTTCTAGAGGCGAATCCCTAATTTGTGATCTTGATACATAA
- the LOC122569620 gene encoding xenotropic and polytropic retrovirus receptor 1-like isoform X3, translating into MKFTEHLSAHITPEWRKQYINYEEMKALLYAAVEQAPAADITESHILERYFSKFDEQFFHYCDKELAKINTFYSEKLAEATRRFATLNNELSEILSVSEQVQGSRKIRYRNNILHKKPVSARKLQELKLAFSEFYLFLILLQNYQNLNFTGFRKILKKHDKLLNIDLGAKWRAEHVDTALFHTHKDIDRLIAETEALVTRDLEHGDRQRAMKRLRVPPLGEQLSPWITFKVGLFSGAFVVLLIAVVLSGARYSDNNNWRVLCRLYRGPLLMIQFLFLMGINVYGWRSSGVNHVLIFELDPRNHLSEQHIIEMASVFGLVWSLSILGFLYSETLGIPPFVQPMLLYILLVLFLFNPTKTLRYEARFWALRVLGRIFCAPFFYVGFADFWLADQLNSLNTVFLDFQYFVCFYVQNSSWTDVTDAETCIMRELSMRLFVACLPAWFRFAQCLRRYRDTKEAFPHLVNAAKYATSFFVVVFSYLYLTNAKYYVMSTENPYFYLWIIVSIMSSCFTYTWDIKLDWGLFDNNAGENKFLREEIVYSSPYYYYFAIIEDFILRFGWAFSLSLTEMGYVHADLMVSIIAPLEVFR; encoded by the exons atgaaattcacagAGCACTTAAGTGCTCATATTACACCAGAATGGagaaaacaatatataaattacgag gaaatgAAGGCATTGCTCTATGCTGCGGTAGAACAAGCACCAGCTGCAGACATAACGGAATCCCACATATTAGAACGTTATTTTAGCAAATTTgacgaacaattttttcactATTGTGATAAGGAATTGGCAAAGATAAATACGTTCTATTCAg aaaaattagCAGAAGCAACACGTAGATTTGCAACCCTCAACAATGAATTAAGTGAAATTCTGTCAGTTTCTGAGCAGGTACAGGGAAGTCGTAAAATCCGTTACCGTAACAATATTCTGCACAAAAAGCCAGTTTCAGCACGAAAACTTCAAGAACTGAAATTAGCTTTTTCCgaattttatctctttctcATTTTACTTCAAAATTACCAGAATCTTAATTTTACTGGATttagaaagatattaaaaaaacacGATAAA CTTTTAAATATAGATCTTGGGGCAAAATGGAGAGCAGAGCATGTAGATACAGCGTTATTTCACACGCACAAAGATATAGACAGACTCATCGCAGAAACAGAAGCATTGGTTACCAGAGATTTAGAACATGGAGATAGACAACGTGCTATGAAACGTCTAAGAGTCCCTCCACTTGGAGAACAGCTTTCTCCATGGATTACGTTCAAAGTGGGACTTTTTTCGGGGGCTTTTGTGGTCCTTCTTATAGCAGTGGTACTTTCAG GTGCACGTTATAGTGACAACAATAATTGGCGAGTTTTATGTAGATTATATCGTGGACCACTTCTTATGATTCAGTTCCTTTTTCTCATGGGAATTAATGTATACGGATGGAGATCTTCTGGCGTAAATcacgttttaatatttgaactgGATCCCCGTAATCACTTATCGGAGCAG cacATTATTGAAATGGCTAGTGTATTTGGATTGGTTTGGTCTCTATCAATTTTGGGATTTTTATACAGTGAAACGTTAGGAATACCGCCATTTGTTCAGCCT ATGTTGTTGTATATATTACTAGTTTTGTTTTTGTTCAATCCAACAaaaacattacgttatgaagctAGATTTTGGGCACTCCGTGTCTTGGGTAGAATATTTTGCGCTCCATTTTTCTATGTCGGATTTGCTGACTTCTGGCTTGCTGATCAACTTAATTCGCTAAATACTGTTTTCttagattttcaatatttcgttTGCTTTTATGTGCAAAATTCTTCGTGGACCGACGTCACTG ATGCAGAAACTTGTATAATGCGCGAATTATCAATGAGATTATTTGTAGCTTGTTTGCCAGCATGGTTTCGATTTGCACAGTGTCTACGGCGATATAGAGATACAAAGGAAGCCTTCCCTCACCTTGTaaatgctgcgaaatacgctACTAGTTTCTTCGTTGtagtattttcttatttatatttaactaatGCTA AGTATTACGTGATGTCTACCGAAAATccctatttttatttatggataATCGTAAGTATTATGAGTTCTTGTTTCACGTACACATGGGATATAAAATTAGATTGGGGATTGTTTGACAATAATGcaggagaaaataaatttctaagggaagaaattgtttattccTCTCCG tactattattattttgcaataatcGAAGATTTTATACTCCGTTTTGGTTGGGCATTTTCGTTGTCTCTCACCGAAATGGGATACGTACATGCAGATTTAATGGTTTCTATAATTGCGCCATTGGAAGTGTTCAGGTAA
- the LOC122569620 gene encoding xenotropic and polytropic retrovirus receptor 1-like isoform X1, whose amino-acid sequence MKFTEHLSAHITPEWRKQYINYEEMKALLYAAVEQAPAADITESHILERYFSKFDEQFFHYCDKELAKINTFYSEKLAEATRRFATLNNELSEILSVSEQVQGSRKIRYRNNILHKKPVSARKLQELKLAFSEFYLFLILLQNYQNLNFTGFRKILKKHDKLLNIDLGAKWRAEHVDTALFHTHKDIDRLIAETEALVTRDLEHGDRQRAMKRLRVPPLGEQLSPWITFKVGLFSGAFVVLLIAVVLSGARYSDNNNWRVLCRLYRGPLLMIQFLFLMGINVYGWRSSGVNHVLIFELDPRNHLSEQHIIEMASVFGLVWSLSILGFLYSETLGIPPFVQPMLLYILLVLFLFNPTKTLRYEARFWALRVLGRIFCAPFFYVGFADFWLADQLNSLNTVFLDFQYFVCFYVQNSSWTDVTDAETCIMRELSMRLFVACLPAWFRFAQCLRRYRDTKEAFPHLVNAAKYATSFFVVVFSYLYLTNAKYYVMSTENPYFYLWIIVSIMSSCFTYTWDIKLDWGLFDNNAGENKFLREEIVYSSPYYYYFAIIEDFILRFGWAFSLSLTEMGYVHADLMVSIIAPLEVFRRFVWNFFRLENEHLNNCGKFRAVRDISVAPVDCSDQTQILRMMDAADGVTNRKRKQNVGDKKPSRTFSRGESLICDLDT is encoded by the exons atgaaattcacagAGCACTTAAGTGCTCATATTACACCAGAATGGagaaaacaatatataaattacgag gaaatgAAGGCATTGCTCTATGCTGCGGTAGAACAAGCACCAGCTGCAGACATAACGGAATCCCACATATTAGAACGTTATTTTAGCAAATTTgacgaacaattttttcactATTGTGATAAGGAATTGGCAAAGATAAATACGTTCTATTCAg aaaaattagCAGAAGCAACACGTAGATTTGCAACCCTCAACAATGAATTAAGTGAAATTCTGTCAGTTTCTGAGCAGGTACAGGGAAGTCGTAAAATCCGTTACCGTAACAATATTCTGCACAAAAAGCCAGTTTCAGCACGAAAACTTCAAGAACTGAAATTAGCTTTTTCCgaattttatctctttctcATTTTACTTCAAAATTACCAGAATCTTAATTTTACTGGATttagaaagatattaaaaaaacacGATAAA CTTTTAAATATAGATCTTGGGGCAAAATGGAGAGCAGAGCATGTAGATACAGCGTTATTTCACACGCACAAAGATATAGACAGACTCATCGCAGAAACAGAAGCATTGGTTACCAGAGATTTAGAACATGGAGATAGACAACGTGCTATGAAACGTCTAAGAGTCCCTCCACTTGGAGAACAGCTTTCTCCATGGATTACGTTCAAAGTGGGACTTTTTTCGGGGGCTTTTGTGGTCCTTCTTATAGCAGTGGTACTTTCAG GTGCACGTTATAGTGACAACAATAATTGGCGAGTTTTATGTAGATTATATCGTGGACCACTTCTTATGATTCAGTTCCTTTTTCTCATGGGAATTAATGTATACGGATGGAGATCTTCTGGCGTAAATcacgttttaatatttgaactgGATCCCCGTAATCACTTATCGGAGCAG cacATTATTGAAATGGCTAGTGTATTTGGATTGGTTTGGTCTCTATCAATTTTGGGATTTTTATACAGTGAAACGTTAGGAATACCGCCATTTGTTCAGCCT ATGTTGTTGTATATATTACTAGTTTTGTTTTTGTTCAATCCAACAaaaacattacgttatgaagctAGATTTTGGGCACTCCGTGTCTTGGGTAGAATATTTTGCGCTCCATTTTTCTATGTCGGATTTGCTGACTTCTGGCTTGCTGATCAACTTAATTCGCTAAATACTGTTTTCttagattttcaatatttcgttTGCTTTTATGTGCAAAATTCTTCGTGGACCGACGTCACTG ATGCAGAAACTTGTATAATGCGCGAATTATCAATGAGATTATTTGTAGCTTGTTTGCCAGCATGGTTTCGATTTGCACAGTGTCTACGGCGATATAGAGATACAAAGGAAGCCTTCCCTCACCTTGTaaatgctgcgaaatacgctACTAGTTTCTTCGTTGtagtattttcttatttatatttaactaatGCTA AGTATTACGTGATGTCTACCGAAAATccctatttttatttatggataATCGTAAGTATTATGAGTTCTTGTTTCACGTACACATGGGATATAAAATTAGATTGGGGATTGTTTGACAATAATGcaggagaaaataaatttctaagggaagaaattgtttattccTCTCCG tactattattattttgcaataatcGAAGATTTTATACTCCGTTTTGGTTGGGCATTTTCGTTGTCTCTCACCGAAATGGGATACGTACATGCAGATTTAATGGTTTCTATAATTGCGCCATTGGAAGTGTTCAG GAGATTTGTATGGAATTTTTTCCGTTTGGAAAACGAACACCTGAATAATTGCGGCAAGTTCAGAGCTGTCAGAGATATATCTGTTGCACCGGTTGATTGCTCTGATCAAACTCAAATCTTGAGGATGATGGATGCAGCGGATGGGGTGACCAATCGGAAGAGAAAGCAAAACGTAGGGGATAAAAAGCCATCACGCACATTTTCTAGAGGCGAATCCCTAATTTGTGATCTTGATACATAA